One Equus caballus isolate H_3958 breed thoroughbred chromosome 8, TB-T2T, whole genome shotgun sequence genomic window, CagagatgggtggatggaggagGTGGGTCATCTGTGGAAGCCAAGGGCAGGCACAGGGCTCTGAGACCCCCCTGTCCTTTCAGTTCTCCAGCAGTGGTCCTTCCACTAATTTCCCAATTTGTGATTTGGGCACAAGAGGGCACCCAGGGGACTCAACCTTGGGCAGATCCTCGTGCTTGCCTTCCTAACCCACCATCCTGGCTGTCAGCCCAGCTGGGGGAGTGCAGCAGTCAGATGGGTGAGGGGTCGGGGTTAGAAAAGGAACCAGGGAGTTTCTCAGCCAGGATAGGAATTTTGAGGAGGCAGCCCCTCATTCCTGAACACATCTGCATGGCTGAGGGTGGTCCTGAGCCCCCTGGTCGCCATCAGCACCGCCGACAGCGTCCCGTCCCCTGCTGCCAGGGAGGGGCCGCCTCCCTTCCCCCAAGTGGGAGGAGCCCAGGCCTCGGGATTGGGAAAAGGCGCCAGGTGCAGAGGTGTTCTCCCTACCTCTGGCACCCTCAACCCGCGGGCCCAGTTGTGCTTACGGTCGCCGGCACACCAGCACCCGGCTGCTGAGCTCTTTCTGGACGGCGGCGTGTTTTCTCCTGGCCACACCAAGAGGTGGAGATAACAGATCCCCACTTTCCAGGAgagcaaactgaggctcgggCCACAGCATGGGGTCTGCTGGACGCCAGAGCCCTCAGGGCCTCCGGAGCTGCTGCGGAAGCGGAGTCCCAGCCTGAGCCAGGCAGGGCAATGGGGGTGGGATGCAGCTTCCTGGAGACCCACTGGTGAGGTGGTCCCCCAAAGAAGGGCAGGCCTGGAGCAGGGCTCCATCTCATCCCAGGTCTGCAGGAGAGCCCCAGTAAAAGCAAGGCTGTagtttttgggggggggggtcccagaggagaggagaggtgccCTCCCATGCCCTCCTTAAACCCGGCCCCACAAGTCAAGGGCACTGAGATCCAAGGTGGTCTCCCCCTTGAACTTCCGTCCTTGCTGGTGGCCTTTGCATGTCACTCCTGGTTCCcatcctccatttcttcatctttaagtGAGCATAATAGACCCCACCCCCCAGGATTAATTAGGGGGACCCGTGTAGAACGTTTAGCAGCCGTAAATGCCAACGATTGTTGCTGGCATGCAGCTGCGGCCCTGGGGTCACAGCATGTGCCTGGTGAGCTCGGAGCTCTCTCTTCCCTGTGCTGGCCCTGTCTGGGtgctcccccccccccatatGTCCTCTGCAGTGGCTGACCTGTGAGCCAACAGGACTTAGCCACGCCCCTAGCCCACCCCACTAATAAATATACAGCTGCCTCGTCCTGCCGTCCTCCAGCACTTTCCAGTCCTCTGGAGTTGCAGCTGCTGCAGCATGTTGTCTCGGGGCTCTGCACTCACCTTCCTTGCCCTCAAGCTCTCCTTCCTCGCATTGCTGCTGGTTGTGGATGCGGACTCCGAGGGTGAGCACCGGGACTCTGCCCATCTTGAGTCTACCGCACCTCCCCACCCTTCTCCGCCTGAGGCCCTGctactggggtgggggtggggggttctTTTAGGAAGGAGTTACTGGAGTTGGGGCAACAGGAGAGCAGGGTCTGCACTGGCTTCCCCTGGCCTAAGCTGTCCCCTCCTATTCTTGAACCCTGAATGGGATGGAGCTGGGAGAGGGCCCAAATGGCTCCTCAGCTcaatcccttccctctctccacaGGAGCCTGGTGCTATGACTCCCAGGACCCAAAGTGTGGTGAGGACAGAGTGTCATGTGAGGCTGTGTGCAATTGGTCTGTGTCCTGTGGCCACTAGACAGTCTGGTGCAAATGTGGTCAAAAGGTGGTCTGCACGAGGCTCTTCTGTGGTCTCTGCAGGTTTCTCTTGATAGTCCTGGGCCACAGTAGCACAAGGCAGTGTGCATGTGACTGTCCCTCTGCATGTGTGTCCGGGTCCATGGCTGCTGTGATCTCCAGTCCTGCTGTGTGTGCAAAGCTGCTCCTATCAGGCGGGGCCTGTAAGCCTGTCAGTGTGGTCAGCCCATGTGTGTGCAGGTGGTGGAAGTCCCCACTGTGAATGTGTGGCCGTGTGCCAGGAGACCCTTCCATCCTCGTTCCTGTGGGGCAGTCACCTATAGGTGACTGTCAAGTGTGGCCTAGGTCAGGTGGTGCCTGCCTGGGTGAGAGTGTTGCAAACCGGTGGCTTGGCCAGGGTGGGGGGACGTGCCACTTGTGACCTGTccgtgggggtggagggagaagctGGCTAGTCTCTGGGTatgtgtgggagggagggagaggccacCTTCCTCTGTGCACCCCCAAGTTGCCTCCCTGACCACCCACCTACAGACCCCAGGGCTTGTTccctcaggccccacccactggaAGGAGATAGCCCCTGCCTGTGGGGGTCCAGCCCAGTCTCCCATCAACATTGACCTTCACCTGGTCCGGCGGGACCTCACCCTCAGACCTTTCATCTTTCATGGCTACGACTCAGCACCTCCGGGCCCATGGACTCTGGAGAATGATGGCCATACAGGTCAGCACCCTGGGCTCAGGACCTCCCAAAGACAGGGGCAGGAACCCCTTGCATTGAGCGGGAACTCCCTTACACACACGGGGATCAGGACCCCTCCAAAAGAGAGGAGACACTAAACAGGGGTCAAAGACCTCCCTTACATGGGTCAGGAAGCTCCCTACCAATAGGAATCGGCCATTGCCCCTGAGGACCAGGAGTCAGGACATACCTACAAGTCAGAACTCCCCACAGCACCAGGGTGCCCGGGAGTAGTCACAAGCCCCTACAATCACACTTAGCTGCCTTGGGTCAGGACTCCTGCCCCAGGAGGGCCACCCTCTCCCTGCCATGCAGGGTGGGGGTTTCCACTGCAGTCTGTGGAGCCCCTCCCCACTGACCAGCAGAGGGCCTGGACTGTGTCCTAGTTCTATGGAGGCCCAGCCAGGGAGCAGACTGTCCCGGGGGGACCTTTGCTTGAACCCTGTGCCCTAATGGCACAAAGGCGGGTaggtggggggaagggaagggtgTCATGTGCTTCCTCGCCCTCAGTGCTGCTCCACGTGGACACTGGCCCGCAGAGCCGCCTGGAGATGCAGGGTGCTGGGCTGCCACTACCTGCCTACCGTGCACTGCAGCTACACTTCCACTGGGGGGGCCCTGGGCGAGCAGGCTCAGAGCACAGCCTGGACGGGCAGCGCCGCCCCATGGAGGTGGGCTCAGGCATGGGGTAGGGTGGCGGGAGTGGCCTATGGAGGCCAGGGGGTGCATGGTGGGGGCGGCTGGGTACCTCCCATGGTCTGTGCCTCCCCAGATGCACGTGGTCCACATGAACACGCGGTACCAGAGCATGGGGGAGGCTCGAGTTCACCCTGATGGGCTGGCAGTGCTGGCCGTGTTCTTGGCGGTGAGGGAGGGGCCCTGTGACTCCTcactgtgagggagggaggggctccaCTGGGGTCTGCAGCGGGGGCAGGGTGGGACTGTGGAGTTTGTGGTGGAGTAGCGGGGGTTCCGGGGTCTGTAGGGTTTAAAGGGTTCTGTGGGAGGATGGGGCCAGTGGGACGTAGTTGATCTGCAGGGTCGGGGTAGGGGGATCCTCCCCCCAGCAGATCTCCCAGATCCCCCGCTCTGGGAGTCTACCCTCCTCCCACTTAGAGGCTCCCCCAGACTCTCTCAGACGCCCTCAGAGTTCCCCCTTTGGAGACCCCCACTCAGAGCTCCTCTCACTTGGAGCCCCTCCCCAGGAGCAGGACTCTGACAACGCCAACTTCTCGGCCCTTGTGTCGGGCCTGAAAAACGTGTCTGCGCGCGGTGAGGAGCGCCGGGTCCCACCTGGGCTAGGGGTGCTGGGGGCCGGGGCGTTGGGCACAGGGAGTCCAGTTCCAACCCCGCCGCCACTCCCCCCAGGGGTCTCCGTGGATCTGGCGTCCACCTTCCCGCTGGCCTCGCTGCTGCCCGGCGCCTCCGGCCTCTCGCGCTACTATCGCTACTGGGGGTCGCTGACCACGCCCGGCTGCGAGCCCGCCGTGCTCTGGACGGTCTTCGAGGACGCGGTGCCCATCGGGCGCGCGCAGGTGGGGCCGCCGCGCCTTCCCTGGGCGGGGCTGCCCGCCAACCGGCCGCCGTTCTTGACCGGCTCTGCCCCGCACCCTCAGGTGGCCCAGTTCCAGTCGGTGCCCCAGGCCGGGCCCCCAGGCTCGCAGCCCGCGCCGCTCACGGAGAACTTCCGCCCGCAGCAGCCTCTCGGGGGGCGCAGGGTCTCGGCCTCTCCTGGCGCCTCCGTCCGCGGGGCAGCCCCGGCCCCCGCTCCCCGCCTGGCCCGCGTGCGCGGGGCTCTGCTGGGCCTGGCGCTCAGCCTGTGCCTCCAGCCGGGCCCCTAGGATCCAGACGCGACCCTGCTCCTGCAATAAACGGTACACGGAGTGAGCTTGGCCTCATGTGGCTGGCGGCGGGAGGGGTCTGGGGCGCACTGCCTCCCCCACGGAAGCGGGATTCCTGCTGTAACCCACCAAGGCCTCGGTGGGCCTGTCCATATACAACCAGGACTCCCCTGACTGACTTCCCCTACCCCACCACAGCCAGTCCCAGACCGCCAGGCGTAACCCCAGACCGCCAGGCGTAACCCCAGACCTCCCCGGACCCCTCTGAGAGGGAGAAGGCACCCCATCTCCCAACCTTCACGGTATGTCTAAATCCCCTGGTAAGACAGAAGGAGAAAAGCTAGCAGGCCTTAGAACCGCCACCTGCTGAAGCAGAAGATTACacgttttattttaaaaaccactggCTGACGGGCCCTGGGACACTGCCTGTGGTTCAATGATGCCTCCAGCTGACTTTTCCGCGAGGCCAGGCCGGAGAAGCTGCTGCTTCCAGGCTCGGCTGAGCGGGTCCTGGTGACAGGAACAGCCAATGAAAGGCGAAACGAGGCGAAACGGTGCCCAAGTGACACTGGGAAGTCACGCTGCAGAGTCTGAGTGTAGGGTACCACTTTCTGGAGAGATACTAGTGTCCAGGTGACTGCCTGTGGAGAGGCCCAGTGAAGGGGTAAGTGTCCTTGTTATCACTGTCCAAAGCGAAGCTAAGAGTCCAAGAGATGCTGACTGCAGGCAGCCGTGTCCAGGCAACCTGTCCAGTGGGAGGATGAGTCCGGCGGATAGAGCGAAGCTGCCGGGAGGCAGGCTGCTGTCCCGTTGCTGTCCCGTGGAATGTGGCTGTGTATCCATCCGGGTGACACTGTCCTGAGTGAGGCTGTGTCAGCTGATGAGGTCCCCACAGCCCACGTGTCCCAGGCGTCTGTTGCTTGGGGTGGGATCACATTCTATCCCAGTGCGTGAAATCCCTGCCTCCGCGCCAGacccttaaaagaaaaaacaacccgCAACCTCCTCCCGTGAGGCAGAGTCGTCCCGCCGGGCCGCAGACGCTTAGGCTTACCCCGCCCCGTGCCCTCACTGAGGCTGACATACCCCTGGGCTAGACACTTCCCTGGCTTTAAGGCCCAAAGGGGCTTCCCCCAACCCAGCCCCCAGGCTCGGTCTCCAGTGGTGATCGCCGGCTGCGCGGAGCCACCCGCACCTCGCGGACGCGATCCCGGCGGCCCCAGCCCGCTCTGTCCTGCCGCCTACACCCCAACACCGGAGCACCAGCTGGCGCGTCCAAGGACCCCTCTCTCCGAGCCACGCTCCACGCGGGGGCGGATCTGTCCCCTTGCTCCTCCGGCCGGGGGCGGCGCCTCCAGGAGCACCTCGCCCCAGGCCCCCTCGGCGCGGCCGGCTCAGTCCCCTCCGCCCTGCGGCGCCCCGGGCGGCACCGGCGTCTTCTTCAGGTTCTTCCGGGCCGGGGCCCGGTTGGCGCCGCCGTCGGCGGGACCGTCCGGGGCGGCGGAGGCCGCGGCGGGCCTCGCGACCGCGGCCAGGGCGTTCACGGTGCCGAGCGCCCGCAGCAGGGCCGGGCCGCGGGGGGCGGCGCGGGGCtcgcggcgggcgggcggcggcggcagcgcgCGCAGGGCGTCCAGCTCCTCCCGCAGCTCCGCGCGCAGCGCCGCGAGCCCCGCGCCCAGCTCGGCGCGCACGGCCGCCAGGCCCTCCTGCAGCCGCCGCTCGCTCACCTCCAGGACGCCCGCCGGGTAGGTGGCCCCGCCGCGCGGCTCCCCGCACACCGAGCACACCGAGGCGCGGCTGCGCTCGTCcgcccgcgccccggcccccgccgccgccgcccccgcgcgCTCCACCAGCCGCAGCAGCGGGGGCGCGTCGGCCCGCGCCGCCGCCTCGGCCCGGAGTTGGCCCCGCAGGCGGGCCAGGCGGCCCGGGGCGCGGGCTTCTTCGGCTCCCGGCCCGTTGGGCTGCGGCCCGAGGTCCCGCCGGCGGCCGGCGGCGCGCCGCAGGGCCTCGCTGGCGCCGTATGCGCTGCGCGCCTGGGCCCACTGGCGTCCGGGCTCCGCTGCCATccgcgccgccgccaccgccaccAGCGCTCGGCCTGTCTGGGAGCCCCAGCCTGCAGCCTAGCGACCGCTGGGCCCGAGCGACGCGCTGTGGAGAGGGCCCCCGGGACCGCTGTGGGAACGACCGAGGCCTCAGGGGGtctgccctggggcctggggaaCCCCTGCAGGGCCGGGCCCGGGCGCTTGGGGATTATGGGGGGCGCCGCCGGCAGGCTTGAGTGTGCTGGACTTGCCCGCGGGGACCGCGCTGTCGTAGGTCTCAAGGAGGGGCTTGGACTAGCTTCTGGGCAGAGGTGACAGGACGTGGAGCGACTGCTGCAGAAGCCCAGGCGCCCAAACCAGAGTCGGGAACCGAGCTTACATCCTCTGCTGCA contains:
- the CA15 gene encoding carbonic anhydrase 15 isoform X2 translates to MLSRGSALTFLALKLSFLALLLVVDADSEGAWCYDSQDPKCGPTHWKEIAPACGGPAQSPINIDLHLVRRDLTLRPFIFHGYDSAPPGPWTLENDGHTVLLHVDTGPQSRLEMQGAGLPLPAYRALQLHFHWGGPGRAGSEHSLDGQRRPMEMHVVHMNTRYQSMGEARVHPDGLAVLAVFLAEQDSDNANFSALVSGLKNVSARGVSVDLASTFPLASLLPGASGLSRYYRYWGSLTTPGCEPAVLWTVFEDAVPIGRAQVAQFQSVPQAGPPGSQPAPLTENFRPQQPLGGRRVSASPGASVRGAAPAPAPRLARVRGALLGLALSLCLQPGP
- the CA15 gene encoding carbonic anhydrase 15 isoform X3 → MLSRGSALTFLALKLSFLALLLVVDADSEGAWCYDSQDPKCAPPGPWTLENDGHTVLLHVDTGPQSRLEMQGAGLPLPAYRALQLHFHWGGPGRAGSEHSLDGQRRPMEMHVVHMNTRYQSMGEARVHPDGLAVLAVFLAEQDSDNANFSALVSGLKNVSARGVSVDLASTFPLASLLPGASGLSRYYRYWGSLTTPGCEPAVLWTVFEDAVPIGRAQVAQFQSVPQAGPPGSQPAPLTENFRPQQPLGGRRVSASPGASVRGAAPAPAPRLARVRGALLGLALSLCLQPGP
- the CA15 gene encoding carbonic anhydrase 15 isoform X1 — translated: MLSRGSALTFLALKLSFLALLLVVDADSEGAWCYDSQDPKCGPTHWKEIAPACGGPAQSPINIDLHLVRRDLTLRPFIFHGYDSAPPGPWTLENDGHTVLLHVDTGPQSRLEMQGAGLPLPAYRALQLHFHWGGPGRAGSEHSLDGQRRPMEMHVVHMNTRYQSMGEARVHPDGLAVLAVFLAEQDSDNANFSALVSGLKNVSARGVSVDLASTFPLASLLPGASGLSRYYRYWGSLTTPGCEPAVLWTVFEDAVPIGRAQVGPPRLPWAGLPANRPPFLTGSAPHPQVAQFQSVPQAGPPGSQPAPLTENFRPQQPLGGRRVSASPGASVRGAAPAPAPRLARVRGALLGLALSLCLQPGP
- the LOC138925472 gene encoding protein FAM246C, which translates into the protein MAAEPGRQWAQARSAYGASEALRRAAGRRRDLGPQPNGPGAEEARAPGRLARLRGQLRAEAAARADAPPLLRLVERAGAAAAGAGARADERSRASVCSVCGEPRGGATYPAGVLEVSERRLQEGLAAVRAELGAGLAALRAELREELDALRALPPPPARREPRAAPRGPALLRALGTVNALAAVARPAAASAAPDGPADGGANRAPARKNLKKTPVPPGAPQGGGD